A stretch of Komagataella phaffii GS115 chromosome 2, complete sequence DNA encodes these proteins:
- a CDS encoding Phosphotyrosine-specific protein phosphatase involved in the inactivation of mitogen-activated prote, giving the protein MCSASLEGHPNLRSSSMENAYEESRTTSTPSPASPPLLLAPLIPTLKVTEPESPQLKPALTDSPKTASETSLSTHRSSASMPFLSSMTKNKLTQTFKLEEDAVQPINGYEELVDLFDGKESVIVLDVRPYSFYLTSRLKGALNICVPTTLLKRKTFTMQSVISTMSQQHKEVMQSKLLDCSISSLDIIIYDESSSLDSCSFHLYETIKKFLQENSKTATDESAKHFNLFILQNGFSEFQNRYKLFDPLHLIDTTPVLLSPSSPLSQNSQLTSPSVSPETAATTTAAGLGRISTKHTSIPAPLSGFSLPPNRFSGIVDESLLKKQSASNLQSENEDDLDQGELVVPEHIRDVPVWLLPFTDKIRGYKLAKKRFVKIEKIENRRLRNLISNTLNQKTQHFQQQNAISHNHKHFTNGSDDELNTPAGSCNICDKIDYSLPSEGLENGIKNRYSNIWPYEHSRVKLSHSQSVSHLEKSNEYFNASYVTVPLISSKRYIATQEPLETTLQDFWRCCLNNKVPMIICLTSSGLENGVPNSVPKYYHTQHFKDSNISVTLLKEEKNDDCSSIVRTIQVSKEDKVHTVTQIEFQDWPDFGIPPSALSILKLIDLKNRLLQDKNLSTTSDKDSTIMVHCSAGCGRTGTFITIDLLLDSLNRTLEDDAVLASPGCGLTTHSPFSQLSQKLFYDKTAEQADIEDKAASAKDLQRFHHHNSILNFYKSDLDLVYKTVNELRRLRVSMVQNLSQYIICYEAVLKYLELKESDHQHNK; this is encoded by the coding sequence ATGTGCTCTGCCAGCCTTGAAGGACATCCAAATCTAAGATCATCAAGTATGGAGAATGCGTACGAGGAATCTCGGACCACATCGACGCCGTCTCCTGCTTCGCCGCCTCTACTATTGGCTCCCTTGATTCCAACGTTGAAGGTCACCGAACCAGAGTCACCACAGCTAAAGCCAGCACTGACAGACAGCCCAAAAACAGCTAGCGAGACCAGCCTTAGCACGCATCGAAGTAGCGCTTCGATGCCCTTCTTATCCTCGATGACAAAGAACAAGCTGACTCAGACTTTcaaactggaagaagatgCCGTTCAGCCAATTAACGGGTACGAGGAGTTGGTTGATCTTTTCGACGGGAAGGAATCGGTGATCGTGCTGGACGTTCGTCCCTACTCATTTTATCTGACAAGTCGACTGAAAGGTGCGTTGAACATCTGTGTCCCAACGACTCtcttgaaaaggaaaacgTTTACCATGCAAAGTGTCATCTCTACAATGTCTCAACAGCACAAGGAAGTCATGCAGTCGAAACTGCTTGATTGCTCGATATCAAGTCTGGACATCATAATATATGACGAGTCTTCTAGCCTGGATAGTTGCTCGTTCCATCTTTATGAGACGATCAAGAAGTTTCTGCAAGaaaattccaaaactgCCACAGATGAGTCTGCTAAAcatttcaacttgttcATCCTGCAGAACGGGTTTTCTGAATTCCAGAATCGCTACAAATTGTTCGATCCCCTGCACTTGATCGATACGACGCCAGTTCTTTTATCACCTTCAAGCCCATTATCTCAAAACTCCCAACTCACATCTCCCAGTGTTTCGCCTGAAACAGCAGCAACTACAACCGCAGCTGGTTTAGGGCGCATATCCACAAAACACACTTCTATTCCCGCCCCTTTATCTGGATTCTCTTTACCTCCTAACCGTTTCTCCGGCATCGTAGATGAATCTcttctgaagaaacaaTCAGCTTCGAACCTGCAAAGTGAGAACGAAGATGATTTAGACCAAGGCGAATTAGTAGTCCCAGAGCATATAAGGGACGTGCCGGTTTGGTTGCTACCTTTCACAGACAAAATTAGGGGTTACAAATTGGCCAAAAAGAGGTTTGTTAAAATTgagaagattgaaaacagaCGTCTTAGAAACCTGATTAGCAATACCCTCAATCAGAAAACTCAGCATTTCCAGCAACAAAACGCCATTTCACATAACCACAAGCATTTTACTAATGGCTCGGACGACGAATTGAACACTCCTGCTGGATCATGTAACATTTGCGACAAGATCGACTACTCTTTGCCTTCTGAAGGCCTAGAGAACGGGATAAAGAATCGGTACTCCAATATCTGGCCTTATGAGCATTCCAGAGTCAAGCTATCCCATTCGCAATCCGTTTCGCATTTGGAAAAGAGCaatgaatatttcaacGCTAGCTATGTCACTGTTCCTCtcatttcttccaagagGTATATTGCCACGCAGGAACCGTTAGAGACGACCTTGCAAGACTTCTGGAGATGTTGCTTGAACAATAAAGTCCCTATGATTATTTGTTTGACATCTTCTGGTCTTGAAAATGGCGTTCCAAATAGCGTTCCAAAGTATTACCACACCCAGcatttcaaagactccaatATATCGGTAACTTTACtgaaagaggagaaaaatGACGACTGTTCCTCTATCGTCCGTACAATTCAGGTCAGTAAGGAAGACAAGGTTCATACAGTCACCCAGATTGAGTTTCAGGACTGGCCTGATTTCGGTATCCCACCATCAGCATTGTCTATCTTAAAACTGAtagatttgaagaaccGATTACTGCAGGATAAAAATTTAAGTACTACTTCGGACAAAGATTCAACCATAATGGTCCATTGCTCAGCCGGGTGTGGAAGGACTGGAACATTTATAACGATTGATTTGCTTTTGGACTCATTGAACCGAAcgttggaagatgatgctGTTTTGGCTTCTCCTGGATGTGGTTTGACAACACATTCGCCGTTTTCACAATTGAGCCAGAAGTTATTCTACGATAAGACAGCTGAACAAGCTGATATCGAGGATAAAGCAGCAAGTGCCAAAGaccttcaaagatttcatcACCACAATTCCATTTTGAACTTCTACAAGTCGGATCTGGATCTTGTTTACAAGACAGTGAACGAACTACGAAGACTCAGGGTATCAATGGTACAGAATTTGAGTCAATATATCATATGTTACGAGGCTGTActgaaatatttggaacTCAAAGAATCAGATCATCAACATAACAAATAG
- a CDS encoding RNAse, which translates to MLFKFHSAYQMISELLQGVLDHTPNPIEVPQLPNQFPLSTDYCPIDVPLTCSNKTEVKDTCCFEHPGGVLVLTQFWNYYPAIGPDKLFTLHGLWPDNCDGSYDQFCSNSDTITEVSGILRSFGEEELLEKMKQVWKNNNHNDEQLWIHEFNKHATCMTTIQSKCYDQYEKHVNVVDFFRTTVAVFETVPTYDWLANNGIVPSTAQTYSRQQIEDTLTAQFGQPVRISCNKYGALDEVWYFHHLKGSVRMYNNSLPDLYPIPALAESRCPEHGIKYLPKDFKPPAPTHTQPNLPRPTDGVYKHGYLKLSGQSGCLISTGKWYTSGTCATFQLFKAPFGGYNLKSSKGFCGVTVDGELICHRGQQPIQFEFDKSKNQINYGGVHVWSAFNEPSRFEQIPIFSGRKGSIVFKLILEE; encoded by the coding sequence ATGCTCTTCAAATTTCACTCTGCTTATCAAATGATATCTGAATTGCTTCAAGGTGTGCTAGATCACACCCCAAATCCCATCGAGGTACCCCAATTGCCCAACCAGTTTCCTCTGAGTACCGATTATTGCCCAATTGACGTCCCATTGACTTGCTCGAATAAGACAGAGGTCAAAGATACGTGCTGCTTCGAACATCCTGGGGGAGTTCTGGTGTTGACCCAATTCTGGAATTACTACCCTGCAATTGGACCCGACAAGCTCTTCACGCTTCACGGATTGTGGCCAGATAACTGTGACGGGAGCTATGATCAGTTCTGTAGCAACTCAGATACAATTACAGAAGTGTCCGGCATTCTCCGTTCCTTTGGTGAAGAAGAGCTGCTTGAGAAAATGAAGCAAGTTTGGAAGAATAACAATCACAATGATGAACAACTGTGGATTCATGAGTTCAACAAGCATGCTACTTGTATGACGACAATCCAAAGTAAGTGTTATGACCAGTATGAAAAGCATGTTAATGTGGTAGACTTTTTCAGGACTACGGTTGCCGTTTTCGAAACCGTTCCAACTTATGACTGGCTGGCGAACAATGGAATTGTCCCCAGTACTGCTCAGACTTATTCAAGACAACAAATCGAGGACACTTTAACTGCTCAGTTTGGCCAACCTGTCCGTATCTCATGCAACAAGTACGGCGCTTTGGACGAAGTATGGTATTTCCACCATTTAAAAGGATCTGTCAGGATGTACAATAACAGTCTACCTGATTTATATCCAATTCCCGCATTGGCAGAATCAAGATGCCCCGAGCATGGTATCAAGTATTTGCCTAAAGATTTCAAACCTCCGGCTCCAACTCATACGCAGCCAAACCTGCCTCGTCCTACGGATGGTGTATACAAACATGGCtatttgaaattgtcagGTCAGTCAGGATGTCTCATTTCCACCGGAAAGTGGTATACCAGCGGAACGTGTGCTACGTTCCAGCTTTTCAAGGCGCCGTTTGGGGGCTACAACTTGAAGTCCTCCAAGGGATTCTGTGGTGTTACTGTAGATGGAGAACTGATATGTCACCGTGGACAACAGCCAATTCAGTTTGAATTTGACAAGAGCAAGAACCAAATCAATTATGGTGGTGTCCATGTATGGAGTGCTTTCAATGAGCCTTCCAGGTTTGAGCAGATCCCAATCTTTTCTGGCAGGAAAGGAAGTATTGTGTTCAAGCTCATTCTAGAGGAATGA